In Puntigrus tetrazona isolate hp1 chromosome 18, ASM1883169v1, whole genome shotgun sequence, one genomic interval encodes:
- the LOC122322979 gene encoding extracellular calcium-sensing receptor-like, translated as MLLFLYILLFHHLHTKAGNTLCRMMGDPKYPLLSKNGDVIIGALFAIRSKETLPSLEFVQKPQLLSCSSVNLRDFRMAQIMIFAIEEINRSKSLLPNVSIGFRIYDTCGSRLSAMSATMGLMNGPELEAEYSCTRQSPIHAIIGETESSATVILSRTTGPFKIPVISHSASCECLSNRKNYPSFFRTIASDYHQGRALAYIVKNLGWSWVGAVNSDNDYGNNVMSIFLNTAQKEGICVEYSVKFYRTEPEKLKKVIETIKRSTAKVIVAFVSLVEMGLLIEQLSIQNITGFQLVGGEGWITAKSLITPNSFLVMGGSLGFAFRKINIEGFADYVLKSFWETAFPCSKTEGNSSQLAFICSRYQDLLTLKGYNEDVPEQRYASNVYKAVYAVAHSLHRLLNCKEQAGCEKILTIQPIQVVEALKKVNFTVKFGDHVWFDSTGGTVAHYEVVNWQQESDGSFQFKPVGYFDASLPPDQSFMLNTENIIWSGGQLEKPRSVCSESCPPGTRKAGQKGRPVCCYDCIPCAEGEISNETDSINCKQCPGEYWSNAEKNKCVLKAVEFLSFTEIMGIVLILFSVFGVGITVLVAILFYSKTDTPIVKANNSELSFLLLFSLTLCFLCSLTFIGRPTEWSCMLRHTAFGITFVLCISCVLGKTIVVLMAFKATLPGSNVMKWFGPAQQRLCVLAFTLIQVLICILWLTISPPFPHKNMKYYKEKIILECSLGSSLGFWAVLGYIGLLAVLCFILAYLARTLPDNFNEAKFITFSMFIFCAVWITFIPAYVSSPGKFTVAVEIFAILASSFGLLFCIFAPKCYIILLKPDQNTRQHVMGKVTRSTEK; from the exons ATGCTTCTGTTTCTTTACATCCTGCTTTTCCATCATCTTCATACCAAGGCTGGAAACACACTTTGCCGAATGATGGGAGACCCTAAGTACCCACTGCTTTCCAAGAATGGAGATGTAATCATTGGAGCACTTTTTGCAATACGCAGTAAAGAGACATTGCCTTCATTAGAGTTTGTACAAAAACCTCAGCTTCTGTCATGCTCCAG TGTGAATTTAAGAGATTTTCGTATGGctcaaattatgatttttgctaTTGAAGAAATTAACAGAAGTAAAAGTTTGCTCCCAAATGTTTCTATTGGATTCCGGATTTATGATACCTGTGGTTCAAGACTATCTGCGATGAGTGCAACTATGGGACTGATGAATGGACCGGAGCTGGAAGCAGAATACAGTTGCACGAGACAGTCTCCTATACATGCTATCATAGGAGAAACAGAGTCCTCTGCCACAGTCATTCTGTCAAGAACTACAGGACCTTTTAAAATTCCAGTG ATAAGTCACTCAGCCTCATGTGAATGTCTCAGCAACAGAAAAAACTATCCTTCATTCTTCAGGACTATTGCTAGTGATTACCACCAAGGCAGGGCACTTGCATATATAGTGAAGAACTTAGGCTGGTCTTGGGTGGGAGCTGTGAACAGTGACAATGACTATGGGAACAATGTTATGTCTATATTTCTCAATACAGCTCAGAAGGAAGGGATTTGTGTGGAGTATTCAGTAAAATTCTACCGAACAGAgccagaaaaactgaaaaaagtaatAGAAACAATTAAAAGAAGCACAGCAAAAGTGATTGTTGCCTTTGTTTCACTTGTTGAGATGGGCTTACTTATTGAGCAACTAAGCATTCAGAATATTACAGGATTTCAATTGGTTGGAGGGGAAGGATGGATAACTGCAAAAAGTTTAATCACTCCAAACAGCTTTCTTGTAATGGGAGGGTCATTGGGATTTGCATTTAGAAAAATCAATATTGAAGGATTCGCAGACTATGTCCTTAAATCATTCTGGGAGACAGCTTTTCCATGCTCAAAGACTGAGGGGAACTCTTCACAACTTGCATTCATCTGCAGCAGATATCAAGATCTACTTACACTAAAAGGTTACAATGAAGATGTGCCTGAACAAAGATATGCAAGCAATGTCTACAAAGCAGTTTATGCTGTGGCTCATTCCCTGCACAGACTATTGAATTGCAAAGAACAAGCAGGTTGTGAGAAAATCCTGACAATACAACCAATACAg GTGGTTGAAGCTTTGAAAAAGGtaaatttcactgtaaaatttGGAGATCATGtgtggtttgacagcactggtgGCACAGTAGCCCACTATGAAGTTGTGAACTGGCAACAAGAGTCAGATGGATCATTCCAGTTTAAACCAGTAGGTTACTTTGATGCCTCACTGCCACCTGATCAAAGCTTTATGCttaacactgaaaatattatttggtcTGGAGGTCAACTGGAG AAGCCAAGGTCTGTGTGCAGTGAAAGCTGTCCTCCAGGCACTAGGAAGGCTGGGCAGAAAGGAAGACCTGTCTGCTGTTATGACTGTATTCCATgtgcagaaggagaaatcagtaaTGAGACAG ATTCAATTAACTGCAAGCAGTGTCCAGGTGAATACTGGTCTAatgctgagaaaaataaatgtgttttaaaggctGTAGAGTTTCTGAGTTTCACAGAAATTATGGGTATAGTGCTAATCTTATTCTCAGTCTTTGGAGTAGGAATAACTGTATTGGTGGCCATCCTGTTTTACAGCAAGACAGACACCCCCATAGTAAAAGCCAACAACTCAGAGCTCAGCTTCCTGCTGCTCTTCTCACTgactctgtgttttctctgttcacTTACTTTCATTGGTCGGCCAACTGAGTGGTCCTGTATGTTGCGTCACACAGCGTTTGGGATCACTTTTGTTCTCTGTATCTCCTGTGTTTTGGGGAAAACAATAGTTGTGTTAATGGCCTTCAAAGCTACACTTCCGGGAAGTAAtgtcatgaaatggtttgggcCTGCGCAACAACGACTCTGTGTTCTTGCTTTTACACTTATACAGGTTCTTATTTGTATACTTTGGTTAACAATATCTCCTCCATTTcctcacaaaaatatgaaatattataaggAAAAGATAATTCTTGAGTGCAGTCTTGGTTCTTCTTTAGGCTTCTGGGCGGTGCTGGGGTATATTGGCCTATTGGCTGTCTTATGTTTCATTTTGGCTTACCTTGCTCGCACACTTCCTGATAACTTTAATGAAGCCAAATTTATCacatttagtatgtttatatTCTGTGCTGTATGGATTACTTTTATCCCAGCTTATGTAAGTTCTCCTGGAAAATTTACTGTAGCTGTTGagatttttgctattttagcCTCAAGCTTTGGTTTACTA